A genome region from Altererythrobacter aquiaggeris includes the following:
- a CDS encoding retropepsin-like aspartic protease family protein, translating to MDVKTLWDAAARLVASVPQSGLLIAVLAALLVGWAGAVLIRKGFVLGRFIRAGSTLALIAIMLTVVLQLARFDPRFDMVMPESMAARQQVTGGETRITLAPDGHFWLRASVNGEPVKFMVDTGATLTALSQGAADRAGLEPRRGGIPIRLNTANGAVAAQLSTIDELRFGNVAARGLDVVIAPNLGETNVIGMNLLTRLASWRVEGQTMILVPGNPEPAIAVEQLE from the coding sequence ATGGACGTTAAAACTCTTTGGGATGCAGCGGCGCGGTTGGTTGCTTCCGTGCCGCAATCGGGCTTGTTGATAGCGGTTTTGGCGGCATTGCTGGTCGGTTGGGCCGGTGCGGTGCTGATCAGAAAGGGGTTCGTTCTGGGCCGTTTTATCCGGGCCGGCAGCACGCTTGCGCTCATCGCGATCATGCTGACTGTCGTGCTGCAACTCGCCCGGTTTGATCCGCGCTTCGATATGGTCATGCCGGAAAGCATGGCCGCGCGGCAGCAAGTAACCGGCGGCGAAACGCGTATAACATTGGCGCCGGACGGCCATTTCTGGTTGCGTGCCTCGGTCAACGGTGAACCGGTGAAATTCATGGTCGATACAGGCGCGACTTTGACCGCGCTATCACAAGGGGCAGCGGACCGGGCCGGGCTGGAACCCCGCCGCGGCGGCATCCCGATCCGGTTAAACACCGCAAACGGCGCGGTCGCCGCGCAGCTCAGCACAATCGACGAGCTGCGATTTGGCAATGTCGCCGCGCGCGGCCTCGATGTCGTTATCGCGCCCAATCTGGGCGAGACGAATGTTATCGGGATGAATTTGCTGACACGGCTGGCAAGCTGGCGCGTGGAGGGCCAGACGATGATTCTGGTACCCGGCAATCCCGAGCCCGCGATCGCTGTCGAACAATTGGAATAG
- the yghU gene encoding glutathione-dependent disulfide-bond oxidoreductase: MADPAYTPPEVWTNDTENGGKFAAINSPTAGKREDKDLPVGEHKFQLYSLATPNGVKANIIFEELLEAGHNDAEYDAWLINIGEGAQFTSGFVDINPNSKIPAMVDHTGARPVRVFESGAILMHMAEKFDKFLPGAGAERAEVLSWLFWQVGSAPFIGGGFGHFYAYAPEKYEYPINRYAMETKRLFDVADKRLKDARYLGGDAYSVADMAAYPWLAPFVTGDIYGEATTFLSIGEYESVARWVKEIGERPAIKRAQMVNRTWGDEDGRLPERHGSDDFAGKGL, translated from the coding sequence ATGGCCGACCCGGCATACACACCGCCTGAAGTATGGACGAACGATACGGAGAACGGCGGCAAATTTGCTGCTATAAATTCGCCAACCGCCGGTAAGCGCGAGGATAAAGACCTTCCGGTGGGTGAGCACAAGTTCCAGCTATACTCGCTGGCGACCCCGAACGGGGTGAAAGCCAATATTATTTTCGAGGAGCTGCTGGAAGCGGGCCATAATGATGCAGAATATGACGCGTGGCTGATCAATATCGGTGAAGGCGCGCAGTTCACTTCGGGCTTCGTCGATATCAACCCCAACTCCAAGATTCCGGCCATGGTCGATCACACAGGGGCCCGGCCGGTCCGTGTGTTCGAGAGCGGAGCCATTCTAATGCATATGGCGGAAAAATTCGACAAGTTCTTGCCCGGCGCGGGCGCAGAACGCGCCGAAGTACTCAGCTGGCTTTTCTGGCAAGTCGGTAGCGCCCCGTTCATCGGCGGCGGATTTGGGCATTTCTACGCCTACGCGCCGGAAAAATACGAATATCCGATCAACCGCTACGCAATGGAGACAAAACGTCTGTTCGATGTCGCCGATAAACGCCTGAAAGACGCACGCTATCTAGGCGGGGATGCCTACAGCGTCGCCGATATGGCGGCATATCCATGGCTGGCGCCCTTTGTCACCGGCGATATATATGGCGAGGCAACCACCTTCCTTTCGATCGGGGAATACGAATCCGTTGCGCGCTGGGTAAAGGAAATTGGCGAACGCCCCGCCATCAAACGCGCACAGATGGTCAACCGCACCTGGGGCGATGAAGACGGTCGATTACCCGAGCGTCACGGATCGGACGACTTCGCCGGAAAAGGCCTCTGA
- a CDS encoding DNA topoisomerase IB codes for MRAEPQGPGGVYYFMTMPKLIYVDDSLPGMSRKRAGRGWAYYTATGELVRDAAEKQRLNAIALPPAYIDAWFCPAANGHILATGIDAKGRKQYRYHPDFRTMREGEKFDGCAVFGNLLPLVRKRVTDELRGIKLTQERAIASVVRLLDLGVVRVGNEAYTKSNDSYGATTLRQRHADISGNTLRLRYQAKSGKTRDITVNDGTLVRFVKKMQDLPGQNLFQYAGEDGETHQVGSSEVNDFLFEAMGERFTAKNFRTWHASVLGFEILANADEKLSIKALLEQVAQRLGNTPAVTRKSYIHPAVIDLVDRQEDWREGLRLPRSTQWLSREERGLLELLEQSPDAAELLVAA; via the coding sequence ATGCGCGCGGAACCGCAAGGGCCGGGCGGTGTTTACTATTTCATGACCATGCCCAAGCTCATCTATGTCGACGATTCGCTGCCGGGTATGAGCCGCAAGCGCGCGGGGCGCGGCTGGGCATATTATACCGCGACCGGAGAGCTTGTCAGAGACGCGGCAGAGAAGCAGCGTCTCAATGCAATCGCGCTGCCGCCAGCCTATATTGACGCCTGGTTCTGCCCCGCCGCGAACGGCCATATTCTGGCGACGGGTATCGATGCGAAGGGCCGCAAGCAATATCGCTATCACCCTGATTTTCGCACGATGCGCGAAGGTGAGAAGTTTGACGGCTGCGCGGTCTTTGGCAATTTGCTGCCGTTGGTCCGCAAGCGCGTGACCGACGAGTTGAGAGGGATCAAATTAACACAGGAGCGTGCGATTGCCAGTGTCGTAAGGTTGCTTGATCTGGGTGTCGTGCGCGTTGGTAACGAGGCCTATACCAAAAGTAATGACAGTTACGGCGCGACCACGCTGCGCCAGCGCCACGCCGATATCTCCGGCAACACACTGCGGCTGCGCTATCAGGCGAAGTCGGGCAAAACGCGCGACATCACGGTCAATGACGGCACGCTGGTCCGGTTTGTTAAAAAGATGCAGGATTTGCCGGGCCAGAATCTGTTTCAATATGCCGGCGAGGATGGCGAAACCCACCAAGTGGGATCGTCCGAAGTAAACGATTTTTTGTTCGAGGCGATGGGCGAACGGTTTACTGCAAAGAATTTTCGCACATGGCATGCCAGCGTTCTCGGGTTCGAGATATTGGCCAATGCAGACGAGAAACTTTCGATCAAGGCATTGCTTGAACAAGTGGCACAGCGGCTTGGCAACACGCCCGCGGTTACGCGCAAGAGCTACATCCATCCAGCCGTGATCGACCTCGTGGACCGGCAAGAGGACTGGCGAGAAGGCTTGCGGCTGCCACGCAGCACACAGTGGCTCAGCCGCGAAGAACGGGGCTTGCTCGAACTACTCGAGCAAAGCCCCGATGCTGCGGAATTGCTGGTGGCTGCGTAA
- a CDS encoding DUF305 domain-containing protein, with protein sequence MKTITRLRYSAALIGLAAAGTAAAQDVKILQPGAPGQDAKVLTAQQAVTIADTRFTEDDVKFIRDMIPHHYQATQMSALVKGRTNNPDIIALAGRIDASQADEIAFMQGWLTERRQPRPDPAAHSMMDMSGVMAGMASPVQMAALANAKGAEFDRQFLSLMIPHHAGAVAMVEQLQKKSGSLYDPVLFDFTNEIMTEQKSEIERMTAMLGALSADPRASLTAGFRDAGEAANNMVLVASLPKPDGFFDPANPTGIAPKKPAKEEGETPQRGNDVDPEAGTVFSDRSPLLNFMQSDMAFSGDVLVTGNFHGFNIYKLSDSATPQLVSSIVCPGGQGDVSIVGNMLIMSVEQTRARTDCGGQGIDGDVSPDRFRGLRIFDISDLTNPRQVGQVQTCRGSHTHSVVSSDETSIVVYNSGTAGVRPEKELAGCIGDVPGDDRTALFRIDVIEIPLADPSKSRIIDSPAVFADPETGRLAGLWLEGDHGEGTQETSTTDQCHDITVFPARNLAAGACSGNGIIFDISDPRAPKRIDEVIDKGFAYWHSATFNNDGTKVIFTDEWGGGTRPRCRVQDPRNWGADAIYDIKGGELTYGGTFKLPAAQGEKENCVAHNGSIIPVPGRDIFVQAWYQGGVSVIDFTDSANPKEIAYFDRGPVSDETAVVGGYWSTYWYNGKIYGTEIARGLDVLELTPSEHLSENEIAAAKMADMGSTFNPQQQFPVSWPHSPVVAMAYVDQLARSGDFAPADAASLIALIRTADAHVTAGHKDGATAAALRVHVGHLVDAGAGSRKAMLAAAMETLAAKLG encoded by the coding sequence ATGAAAACCATTACCAGGCTTCGCTATTCCGCCGCTCTGATTGGGCTGGCCGCCGCTGGCACCGCTGCTGCGCAAGATGTTAAAATCCTCCAACCCGGCGCACCGGGTCAGGATGCAAAAGTATTGACTGCCCAGCAGGCAGTGACGATCGCGGACACCCGCTTTACCGAAGATGATGTGAAGTTCATACGGGACATGATCCCTCATCATTATCAGGCAACGCAAATGTCGGCTCTGGTAAAAGGCCGCACAAACAATCCCGATATTATCGCACTGGCTGGCCGGATAGACGCCTCACAGGCAGACGAAATAGCCTTTATGCAAGGCTGGCTCACCGAACGCCGCCAGCCGAGGCCTGATCCGGCCGCCCATTCCATGATGGATATGTCGGGCGTGATGGCAGGCATGGCATCGCCTGTCCAAATGGCTGCGTTGGCCAATGCCAAAGGCGCGGAATTCGACCGCCAGTTTCTGTCGCTGATGATCCCGCACCATGCAGGAGCAGTGGCCATGGTCGAGCAACTGCAAAAGAAATCCGGCTCGCTTTACGATCCGGTTCTGTTCGATTTTACCAATGAGATCATGACCGAACAGAAGTCCGAAATCGAACGGATGACGGCCATGCTGGGCGCGCTGTCCGCCGATCCGCGTGCTTCGCTCACTGCGGGTTTCCGCGATGCAGGTGAGGCCGCCAACAACATGGTGCTGGTCGCGAGCCTGCCCAAGCCGGACGGATTCTTCGATCCAGCCAACCCTACCGGCATTGCGCCAAAGAAGCCCGCAAAGGAGGAGGGCGAAACGCCGCAACGCGGTAATGATGTCGATCCCGAAGCCGGAACAGTTTTCAGCGACCGCTCTCCACTGCTGAATTTTATGCAAAGCGACATGGCCTTTTCCGGCGACGTTCTGGTGACCGGCAATTTTCACGGCTTCAACATCTACAAACTGTCCGACTCCGCTACGCCGCAGCTGGTCAGCTCGATCGTTTGCCCTGGCGGACAAGGCGACGTGTCGATTGTCGGCAATATGCTGATCATGTCGGTCGAGCAGACTCGCGCGCGAACCGATTGCGGCGGCCAGGGGATCGACGGTGATGTAAGTCCTGACCGCTTCCGCGGCCTGCGCATCTTTGACATTTCCGACCTCACCAACCCGCGCCAGGTCGGCCAGGTCCAGACCTGCCGCGGATCGCACACGCATTCGGTTGTTTCGTCGGACGAAACATCCATCGTAGTCTACAACTCGGGCACAGCGGGCGTTCGGCCCGAAAAAGAACTCGCCGGCTGCATTGGCGATGTCCCTGGTGATGACCGGACCGCCCTGTTTCGTATCGACGTGATTGAAATTCCGCTGGCTGACCCGTCGAAATCGCGCATCATAGACAGCCCGGCTGTATTTGCCGATCCCGAAACCGGCCGTCTCGCTGGCCTGTGGCTTGAAGGCGATCACGGAGAAGGTACGCAGGAAACCAGCACCACCGATCAATGCCACGATATTACCGTATTCCCGGCCAGGAACCTCGCAGCAGGCGCGTGTTCGGGCAATGGTATCATTTTCGATATCAGCGACCCGCGCGCACCCAAGCGCATTGATGAAGTGATCGATAAGGGTTTTGCTTATTGGCATTCCGCCACGTTCAATAATGATGGCACCAAGGTAATCTTCACCGACGAATGGGGCGGCGGCACGCGGCCCCGCTGCCGAGTTCAGGATCCCCGCAACTGGGGCGCCGATGCAATCTATGACATCAAGGGCGGCGAGTTGACTTATGGCGGCACCTTCAAGCTGCCCGCCGCGCAGGGTGAAAAAGAAAACTGCGTCGCGCACAATGGCTCGATCATTCCCGTTCCGGGCCGCGACATATTCGTGCAGGCCTGGTACCAGGGCGGCGTGTCGGTGATTGATTTCACCGATAGCGCAAACCCGAAAGAGATCGCTTATTTCGACCGGGGCCCAGTTAGCGATGAAACAGCCGTAGTCGGCGGTTATTGGTCAACCTATTGGTACAATGGCAAAATTTACGGCACCGAAATTGCGCGCGGTCTGGACGTGTTGGAACTTACGCCGAGTGAGCACTTGTCAGAAAATGAGATTGCTGCGGCAAAAATGGCCGACATGGGCAGCACGTTCAATCCGCAGCAGCAGTTTCCGGTCAGCTGGCCGCATTCGCCTGTGGTTGCGATGGCTTATGTCGATCAGCTTGCGCGCAGCGGTGACTTCGCGCCCGCCGATGCCGCCAGTCTCATCGCGCTGATCAGAACGGCTGACGCGCATGTTACGGCGGGCCATAAGGATGGTGCAACTGCAGCAGCACTGCGGGTACATGTGGGGCATCTCGTGGATGCCGGGGCAGGTTCTCGCAAGGCAATGCTGGCCGCAGCAATGGAAACCCTTGCCGCGAAACTTGGTTAG
- a CDS encoding branched-chain amino acid aminotransferase — protein MAAPLTFTQIVHPAPTPAEVRAAALVDPGFGKLFTDHMVMIDYTEGRGWHDATIGPRRPIALDPATSVLHYAQEIFEGMKAYQQVDGGKALFRPEANAARFNRSAERMAMPELPEELFIESVRKLVEVDKDWFPAVEGGSLYLRPFMFASEAFLGVRPATQYKFIVIASPAGNYFKSGAPAVSIWISDYSRAAPGGTGAAKTGGNYAASLVPTGEAFARGHDQVLFLDAVEKKYVEELGGMNLFFGFEDGSVITPPLGGTILPGITRDSLIRLARDDGLSIREEMYTIDQWRADAASGKLVECFACGTAAVVTPVGHVEGPDGGFDIGSGGPGQLTAKLREKLVGIQRGTVDDTHNWVMKLD, from the coding sequence ATGGCAGCCCCGCTAACCTTTACCCAAATCGTCCATCCCGCCCCCACACCTGCGGAAGTGCGTGCTGCTGCTCTGGTCGATCCGGGCTTCGGTAAGCTGTTCACCGATCACATGGTAATGATCGATTACACCGAAGGGCGCGGCTGGCATGACGCCACAATTGGTCCGCGGCGTCCAATCGCGCTCGATCCCGCGACATCCGTGCTGCATTATGCGCAGGAAATTTTCGAAGGCATGAAAGCCTACCAGCAGGTTGACGGCGGCAAGGCCCTGTTCCGTCCCGAAGCCAATGCGGCGCGGTTCAACAGATCTGCCGAGCGCATGGCAATGCCCGAGTTGCCGGAAGAGCTGTTTATCGAATCGGTTCGCAAGCTGGTCGAGGTGGATAAGGACTGGTTCCCCGCAGTCGAAGGCGGTTCGCTTTATCTGCGGCCCTTTATGTTTGCGAGCGAGGCATTTCTTGGTGTGCGTCCTGCGACGCAGTACAAATTTATCGTTATCGCCAGCCCAGCGGGAAATTATTTCAAGTCCGGCGCGCCAGCCGTCTCGATCTGGATCAGCGACTATTCGCGCGCGGCCCCCGGCGGAACCGGAGCAGCAAAAACCGGCGGTAATTACGCAGCCAGCCTGGTCCCCACGGGCGAAGCCTTTGCGCGCGGTCATGACCAGGTGCTGTTTCTCGATGCAGTCGAAAAGAAATACGTCGAGGAGCTTGGCGGCATGAACCTGTTCTTCGGCTTCGAAGACGGCAGCGTCATTACGCCCCCGCTGGGCGGCACGATCCTGCCCGGTATCACCCGCGACAGTCTGATCCGGCTCGCCCGCGACGATGGCCTGAGTATCCGCGAGGAAATGTACACCATCGACCAGTGGCGCGCTGATGCGGCCAGCGGGAAACTGGTCGAGTGTTTCGCGTGCGGCACCGCGGCGGTTGTCACACCCGTGGGCCATGTCGAAGGGCCTGATGGCGGATTTGACATCGGGTCAGGCGGACCGGGACAACTGACCGCGAAATTACGCGAGAAACTTGTTGGCATTCAGCGTGGTACTGTGGATGATACACACAACTGGGTGATGAAGCTGGACTAG
- a CDS encoding TlyA family RNA methyltransferase, with amino-acid sequence MPTRIRLDHLLVARGLAESRTRAQALVMAGLVFSGETKLLKSGQQMAEDAPLDVRGRDHPWVSRGGIKLAHALENFALDPVGVTAMDVGSSTGGFTDVLLQGGADHVLAVDSGTNQLAWKLRQDARVTVMEQTSARILTAGMLPRAYNWVVCDASFIALRKVLEIPLKLAMQQCQLVALIKPQFEVERGEVGKGGVVRDPALHERVCADASAWLGEAGWDIQGITQSPITGPEGNVEFLIAARRG; translated from the coding sequence ATGCCAACCAGAATTCGCCTCGATCATTTGCTTGTCGCCCGCGGCCTCGCGGAAAGCCGTACCCGCGCACAAGCGCTGGTTATGGCGGGTCTGGTATTTTCCGGTGAGACAAAGCTGCTGAAATCGGGCCAGCAAATGGCCGAAGATGCGCCGCTTGACGTGCGTGGGCGCGATCATCCGTGGGTAAGTCGCGGCGGGATCAAGCTGGCTCATGCGCTGGAAAACTTCGCGCTTGATCCAGTAGGGGTTACCGCAATGGACGTAGGCAGCTCGACTGGCGGGTTCACAGACGTTTTGCTGCAAGGCGGGGCAGACCATGTTTTGGCGGTCGATTCCGGCACCAATCAGCTGGCCTGGAAGCTGCGCCAGGATGCCCGGGTTACCGTGATGGAGCAGACCAGCGCACGCATACTCACCGCCGGTATGTTGCCCCGCGCCTATAACTGGGTGGTATGTGACGCATCCTTTATTGCTTTGCGTAAAGTGTTGGAAATTCCGCTTAAACTGGCCATGCAACAATGCCAGTTGGTCGCCTTGATCAAGCCGCAATTCGAAGTCGAGCGCGGCGAGGTGGGCAAGGGAGGGGTCGTCCGCGATCCTGCATTGCACGAACGGGTTTGTGCCGATGCAAGCGCTTGGCTGGGGGAAGCGGGTTGGGACATTCAGGGCATAACGCAAAGCCCGATCACAGGGCCGGAAGGTAATGTCGAATTCCTGATTGCAGCGCGGCGGGGCTGA